In a single window of the Lasioglossum baleicum chromosome 10, iyLasBale1, whole genome shotgun sequence genome:
- the LOC143213030 gene encoding uncharacterized protein LOC143213030, whose translation MSRSIFTLFAALAVFQVVSAVDVSKNKSIRLEFGDNDGIPKAKLAGDERGTGFIGDLTVGRRYADETVFRRVIEFENPTNVIQSSILNLSITNGAIHYVSARNNQGSFAVVCDNPSTLGQSSGSINLRVPPTSTSVLSLTIASHQ comes from the exons ATGTCTCGTTCAATTTTCACTCTCTTCGCGGCCCTGGCAGTGTTTCAGGTCGTTTCTGCCGTCGACGTTTCCAAGAACAAGAGCATACGCCTTGAATTCGGCGACAACGATGGCATTCCGAAAGCGAAATTG GCTGGCGACGAACGTGGAACTGGATTCATTGGAGATTTAACGGTTGGCCGACGCTACGCGGACGAAACAGTTTTTCGTCGAGTGATCGAATTTGAGAACCCCACCAATGTAATTCAATCCAGCATACTGAACCTGTCGATCACGAACG GAGCGATCCATTACGTAAGCGCACGAAACAATCAAGGAAGTTTCGCCGTGGTTTGCGACAACCCTTCTACCCTGGGACAATCCTCGGGCAGCATAAACCTGCGAGTGCCACCTACTTCGACGTCTGTCCTAAGTTTGACCATCGCGTCGCATCAATAA
- the LOC143213028 gene encoding uncharacterized protein LOC143213028 yields the protein MSRSICTVFMALAIFQDAFAITVEPDRIINLVVTNQTSPTIKSFDGERTSGFIGDMTVGNVSSDDNYYNVEVEFRNPAYFIVHAVTNLSDFRGRNIHYVQAVNKEGSAVALCADESSLGKNWILVNGRFPPYSRSTIKFTVGSSSSVKAIQALLIPFTVITLLLTNYHL from the exons ATGTCTCGCAGCATTTGCACTGTTTTCATGGCCCTGGCTATCTTCCAAGACGCTTTTGCCATCACTGTTGAACCGGATAGAATCATAAACTTGGTGGTGACCAATCAGACCAGTCCGACTATTAAATCG TTTGACGGTGAACGCACAAGTGGGTTCATTGGAGATATGACGGTAGGAAACGTTTCGTCAGACGATAATTATTACAACGTGGAAGTCGAGTTTAGAAATCCTGCATACTTCATAGTACACGCCGTAACAAACCTTAGCGATTTTAGAG GAAGAAATATTCATTATGTGCAAGCGGTGAATAAAGAAGGTAGCGCTGTCGCGTTGTGCGCTGATGAATCATCTCTGGGAAAGAATTGGATACTGGTGAATGGAAGATTCCCACCTTACTCACGGTCTACTATAAAGTTCACCGTGGGGTCTTCAAGCTCGGTAAAAGCCATCCAAGCTTTACTAATCCCATTCACTGTCATTACCTTGTTACTCACCAACTATCACTTGTAA
- the LOC143212784 gene encoding uncharacterized protein LOC143212784 isoform X1: protein MSRGICTVFVALVTFQGAVAINVEPHSVINLAMTNRTSRSILFDEKCANRFIGNVAIGNRSEHYDYDVTHDAFGNGVDSPSYSKRTIKSVQAGRKIRYFSAVNKEGSNADFCVDESTLGSDAIVVTTRFPPNSLSFALYTVGLDHIQNSSSVKAIQALLIPFTVITLLLTSFHL, encoded by the exons ATGTCTCGCGGAATTTGCACTGTTTTCGTGGCCCTGGTTACCTTTCAGGGCGCTGTTGCCATCAATGTTGAACCGCACAGCGTCATAAACTTGGCGATGACCAACCGGACCAGTCGGTCTATTTTG TTTGACGAGAAATGCGCAAATAGGTTCATTGGAAATGTGGCGATAGGAAACCGTTCGGAACACTATGACTATGACGTCACGCACGACGCTTTTGGAAATGGGGTCGACTCCCCATCGTACTCCAAAAGAACGATTAAATCTGTTCAAG CAGGAAGAAAAATTCGTTATTTTAGTGCGGTGAATAAAGAAGGTAGCAATGCCGATTTCTGCGTTGATGAATCAACTCTGGGATCGGATGCGATAGTGGTGACTACAAGATTCCCACCAAATTCACTCTCTTTTGCATTGTACACCGTGGGATTGGACCATATCCAAAATTCAAGCTCAGTAAAAGCCATCCAAGCCTTACTAATCCCTTTCACTGTCATTACCTTGTTACTCACAAGTTTTCACTTGTAA
- the LOC143212784 gene encoding uncharacterized protein LOC143212784 isoform X2, translating into MSRGICTVFVALVTFQGAVAINVEPHSVINLAMTNRTSRSILFDEKCANRFIGNVAIGNRSEHYDYDVTHDAFGNGVDSPSYSKRTIKSVQGRKIRYFSAVNKEGSNADFCVDESTLGSDAIVVTTRFPPNSLSFALYTVGLDHIQNSSSVKAIQALLIPFTVITLLLTSFHL; encoded by the exons ATGTCTCGCGGAATTTGCACTGTTTTCGTGGCCCTGGTTACCTTTCAGGGCGCTGTTGCCATCAATGTTGAACCGCACAGCGTCATAAACTTGGCGATGACCAACCGGACCAGTCGGTCTATTTTG TTTGACGAGAAATGCGCAAATAGGTTCATTGGAAATGTGGCGATAGGAAACCGTTCGGAACACTATGACTATGACGTCACGCACGACGCTTTTGGAAATGGGGTCGACTCCCCATCGTACTCCAAAAGAACGATTAAATCTGTTCAAG GAAGAAAAATTCGTTATTTTAGTGCGGTGAATAAAGAAGGTAGCAATGCCGATTTCTGCGTTGATGAATCAACTCTGGGATCGGATGCGATAGTGGTGACTACAAGATTCCCACCAAATTCACTCTCTTTTGCATTGTACACCGTGGGATTGGACCATATCCAAAATTCAAGCTCAGTAAAAGCCATCCAAGCCTTACTAATCCCTTTCACTGTCATTACCTTGTTACTCACAAGTTTTCACTTGTAA
- the LOC143212785 gene encoding uncharacterized protein LOC143212785 isoform X1 translates to MSRGICTVFVTLAIFQGAFAINVEPHSVINVDMTKEASPSVDSFVGERSPRFVGDLTLGVRGPSDIIYTIQQDYTNNYDFVVETQHRLTIRPDHRIIHYISAVNLASSTAVVCYTSTTLRSNVALLKIRLPAKSNSTVFYTIGAH, encoded by the exons ATGTCTCGCGGCATTTGCACTGTTTTCGTGACCCTGGCTATCTTTCAGGGCGCTTTCGCCATCAATGTTGAACCGCACAGCGTCATAAACGTGGACATGACTAAGGAGGCCAGTCCGTCTGTTGATTCG TTTGTTGGTGAACGCTCTCCGAGGTTTGTTGGAGATTTGACGCTGGGTGTGCGTGGGCCAAGTGATATTATTTATACCATTCAACAAGATTATACAAATAACTACGACTTTGTTGTGGAAACACAACATCGCTTGACTATACGTCCCG ATCATAGAATCATTCATTACATCAGTGCGGTGAATCTGGCAAGTAGCACTGCAGTGGTCTGCTACACTTCAACAACTTTGAGATCGAATGTGGCACTGCTGAAAATAAGATTGCCAGCTAAGTCGAACTCTACGGTATTCTACACGATTGGGGCGCATTAG
- the LOC143212785 gene encoding uncharacterized protein LOC143212785 isoform X2 codes for MTKEASPSVDSFVGERSPRFVGDLTLGVRGPSDIIYTIQQDYTNNYDFVVETQHRLTIRPDHRIIHYISAVNLASSTAVVCYTSTTLRSNVALLKIRLPAKSNSTVFYTIGAH; via the exons ATGACTAAGGAGGCCAGTCCGTCTGTTGATTCG TTTGTTGGTGAACGCTCTCCGAGGTTTGTTGGAGATTTGACGCTGGGTGTGCGTGGGCCAAGTGATATTATTTATACCATTCAACAAGATTATACAAATAACTACGACTTTGTTGTGGAAACACAACATCGCTTGACTATACGTCCCG ATCATAGAATCATTCATTACATCAGTGCGGTGAATCTGGCAAGTAGCACTGCAGTGGTCTGCTACACTTCAACAACTTTGAGATCGAATGTGGCACTGCTGAAAATAAGATTGCCAGCTAAGTCGAACTCTACGGTATTCTACACGATTGGGGCGCATTAG